One stretch of Muribaculum intestinale DNA includes these proteins:
- a CDS encoding pectinesterase family protein: protein MLKKFNSALTLSAIMAIGGLSAAAASGDPVSIPTPAGTFIDWNNCDFNGTSGKVENNGDNIGSTGENTNVTFNLVSEEESSYQFTIATGHKGTAYMDISISTADCDTLFKAVHKMENTGSWTPSTTSKFYTPALPAGSYILTLKARDLEGSNYAGNWGKLALYNDFADNSEHIPGTVTIAKSDLIGGARNEGQNIGYIKDGCGTSNEITVDQAGVYAMTLPLSRYGDGVLNVTVTDQNNGVEAETNWPIPAESSNYTEHVINLEGELTTGRKVLKLVFNAGHGGFIANYKDMVLEKIADNCATFRGVAIDGQDVTAGEGYNWNCNLPLDFNATTTIKTNANANAIITATAVDGEGNAVAVTDNGDGTYTLPTPEGSTQTIVTFNVSAKEGVVVFHDTYTLRLYRIGDIIINALTIDEVDAPAELLAALNASGTDVTATLSDWIFTAEPTIVATFTDNSKVTATGSVNGAEGTFTFKGEAGSKSKNYTINVSGFHFYTAADNDEMVKLVYDSSLNQADGSWSNGSYSLNPANDGWGGTQFKFKNNTEITLSVPANVVIKQIKFTNLKDNYTPGTIGYVTSEGATVYLPTATYFRNGDGAEKNIFVNFEGHKAGTPVKFLFTPGSQPVAWFEILVNKEALSTPPAVNSSSATPTANVNHAVATFNFDREMKSVTAFVGKQDVEGEVAGATVRFKVWDLPYNTTSELVIPAGKAEDTFGNVNDKDIVLSMTVGAPATVEAIEPVVVTNVDEWKAAFAAVAASNNTADAPRAVIFVKNGDYDFGSEEQTLRAYNVSIVGESREGVILHGNRTGISNPIISTRNATGTYFQDLTIRNDLDFGADKRQGVGAAFYGGNKDILSNVALQSIQDTYVTGSQSYLDRCFIHGSVDYICGGGDHFFDHCDIIHEIAGGYITAPSTSANNKYGYVFESNTISGYGPYVLGRPWQNEPRAYFLNTVMIAEASAEGWGSMGTLPTHFYEYNSMDKDGNPIDLSTRKNSPTSTNTYTPVLTEEEAARLTVRNVLCGNDSWDPASATLQCEAPESIAIAEGVLTWSTVDNASGYAVFRNGEYLAHTTTNRYELNANDGASYTVRAANAHGGLGAASEPATGGTSGIDAVTGETGAVSTVYYNLQGVQVNANTKGAVIRVEILPDGTRHSEKIIK from the coding sequence ATGCTTAAAAAATTTAATTCAGCCCTGACCCTGTCGGCCATAATGGCGATAGGAGGACTCTCGGCCGCTGCCGCTTCGGGCGACCCAGTGTCAATCCCGACACCGGCCGGAACATTCATCGACTGGAACAACTGCGACTTCAACGGCACGTCCGGCAAAGTCGAGAACAACGGCGACAACATCGGCTCCACCGGTGAAAACACAAATGTCACTTTCAACCTCGTCAGCGAGGAGGAAAGCAGCTATCAGTTCACCATCGCCACCGGGCACAAAGGCACAGCCTATATGGACATCTCCATATCCACAGCCGATTGCGACACTCTGTTCAAAGCAGTCCACAAGATGGAGAACACCGGTAGCTGGACACCATCCACGACCTCTAAATTCTACACTCCGGCACTCCCCGCCGGCAGTTACATCCTCACCCTCAAGGCCCGCGACCTCGAAGGGAGCAACTATGCCGGCAACTGGGGCAAGCTCGCGCTCTACAATGACTTCGCCGACAACTCCGAGCACATCCCCGGCACTGTGACAATCGCAAAATCCGACCTCATCGGCGGAGCACGCAACGAGGGCCAGAATATCGGATACATAAAGGACGGCTGCGGCACATCCAACGAAATCACTGTCGACCAGGCCGGTGTATACGCCATGACCCTTCCCTTGTCGCGCTATGGCGACGGCGTGCTCAATGTCACTGTCACCGACCAGAACAATGGTGTAGAGGCCGAGACCAACTGGCCCATTCCCGCCGAATCATCGAATTACACTGAGCATGTAATCAACCTCGAAGGCGAACTCACCACAGGCCGCAAGGTGCTCAAACTTGTCTTCAACGCCGGTCACGGTGGCTTTATCGCCAACTACAAAGACATGGTGCTGGAGAAAATTGCCGACAACTGCGCCACATTCCGCGGCGTGGCTATCGACGGTCAGGATGTGACCGCCGGTGAAGGATACAACTGGAACTGCAACCTCCCGCTCGACTTCAACGCCACCACCACCATCAAGACCAACGCCAATGCCAACGCCATCATCACAGCAACCGCTGTCGACGGCGAAGGTAACGCGGTGGCAGTGACCGACAACGGCGACGGCACATACACACTCCCCACCCCCGAGGGAAGCACTCAGACAATCGTCACATTCAATGTATCAGCCAAGGAGGGTGTCGTCGTATTCCATGACACATACACCCTGCGTCTCTACCGCATAGGCGACATCATCATCAACGCTCTCACTATCGACGAGGTAGATGCTCCCGCCGAACTCCTGGCAGCCCTCAACGCTTCGGGCACCGACGTCACAGCCACTCTCAGCGACTGGATTTTCACCGCCGAGCCTACAATCGTGGCCACATTCACCGACAACAGCAAAGTGACAGCCACCGGCTCTGTCAACGGCGCCGAAGGCACATTCACCTTCAAGGGAGAGGCAGGTTCGAAGAGCAAAAACTATACAATCAACGTATCCGGATTCCACTTCTACACAGCAGCCGACAACGACGAGATGGTAAAACTCGTCTACGACTCTTCGCTCAATCAGGCCGACGGCTCGTGGAGCAACGGTTCATACAGCCTCAATCCTGCCAACGACGGCTGGGGCGGCACACAGTTCAAATTCAAGAACAACACCGAAATCACTCTATCCGTACCCGCCAATGTGGTTATCAAGCAGATTAAGTTCACAAATCTCAAGGACAACTACACACCCGGCACTATCGGCTATGTGACTTCCGAAGGCGCCACAGTCTACCTCCCCACTGCCACCTACTTCCGCAACGGCGACGGAGCCGAGAAGAACATATTTGTAAACTTCGAGGGACACAAAGCAGGCACACCCGTGAAATTCCTCTTCACCCCCGGCAGCCAGCCCGTGGCATGGTTTGAAATCCTCGTCAACAAGGAAGCCCTCTCCACACCTCCCGCAGTCAACAGCTCGTCGGCCACACCTACTGCCAACGTAAACCACGCCGTGGCCACATTCAACTTCGACCGCGAGATGAAGAGCGTCACAGCCTTTGTCGGAAAACAGGATGTAGAAGGCGAGGTAGCCGGTGCCACCGTGCGCTTCAAAGTATGGGATCTCCCCTACAATACCACCTCCGAGCTCGTGATTCCCGCCGGCAAGGCCGAGGATACATTCGGCAATGTCAATGACAAGGATATCGTACTCTCCATGACCGTAGGCGCTCCCGCCACAGTCGAGGCAATCGAGCCTGTAGTGGTAACAAATGTCGACGAATGGAAAGCAGCCTTCGCAGCTGTGGCAGCATCCAACAATACTGCCGACGCTCCCCGTGCGGTAATCTTCGTGAAAAACGGCGACTACGACTTCGGCTCTGAAGAGCAGACTCTCCGCGCATACAACGTGTCGATTGTAGGTGAGAGCCGCGAAGGCGTAATCCTCCACGGCAACCGCACCGGTATCTCCAACCCCATCATCTCTACCCGCAACGCCACCGGCACATATTTCCAGGACCTCACCATCCGCAACGACCTCGACTTCGGTGCCGACAAGCGTCAGGGTGTAGGAGCAGCATTCTACGGAGGCAACAAGGACATCCTCTCTAATGTAGCCCTCCAGTCGATTCAAGACACCTATGTAACCGGCAGCCAGAGCTATCTCGACCGTTGCTTCATCCACGGTTCTGTCGACTATATCTGCGGAGGCGGCGACCACTTCTTCGACCACTGCGACATCATCCATGAGATTGCCGGCGGATACATCACCGCCCCCTCTACCTCGGCCAACAACAAGTACGGCTACGTATTCGAGAGCAACACGATATCAGGCTATGGCCCCTACGTCCTCGGACGCCCCTGGCAGAACGAACCCCGCGCCTACTTCCTCAACACCGTGATGATAGCCGAGGCAAGCGCCGAAGGATGGGGCTCTATGGGCACTCTACCGACCCACTTCTACGAGTACAACTCTATGGACAAGGACGGAAACCCCATCGACCTCAGCACCCGCAAGAACTCTCCGACATCGACCAACACCTACACTCCGGTGCTCACCGAGGAGGAAGCCGCACGCCTTACCGTACGCAACGTACTCTGCGGCAACGACTCCTGGGATCCCGCATCGGCCACACTGCAGTGTGAGGCTCCCGAAAGCATCGCTATTGCCGAAGGCGTTCTCACCTGGTCGACCGTAGACAACGCATCGGGCTACGCCGTATTCCGCAACGGAGAGTACCTCGCCCACACCACCACCAACCGCTATGAGCTTAACGCCAACGACGGAGCATCATACACCGTACGCGCGGCCAACGCCCACGGCGGTCTGGGTGCGGCATCCGAGCCCGCTACCGGCGGCACATCAGGTATCGACGCAGTCACCGGCGAGACCGGTGCTGTATCCACCGTATACTACAACCTCCAGGGTGTGCAGGTCAACGCCAACACCAAAGGCGCCGTGATACGCGTGGAAATCCTCCCCGACGGCACACGCCACTCCGAGAAGATCATAAAATAA
- the xyl3A gene encoding xylan 1,4-beta-xylosidase produces the protein MRLPRIIIMLAAVGSVMAGHAQRAPYLDASLSPEERAADLCGRLTIDEKARLMMNSSPAIERLGIPAFDWWSEALHGVGRNGLATVFPSCIGMAASFDDEMIDRVFTAVSDEARAKNTEARRRGQMGKYKCLSFWTPTVNIFRDPRWGRGQESYGEDPYMNGRMGTRVVQALQGDTSRKYIKLLACAKHFAVHSGPEKTRHNFNIENLPARDLWETYLPAFESLVHDGGVREVMCAYQRFEGEACCGSNRLLQQILRDEWGFDGMVVSDCGAINDFYLPKRHGVAEDARTATALGVMSGTDVECGSVYKHLPEAVKRGYLGEDAVDVCVRRLLAERFRLGDFDPDSLVEWTSIPMSVVDCRAHRDLALQAAREQMVLLKNNGVLPLDTGKKIMVMGPNAADSTMQWGIYYGQPSHTVTILQGMRGRLGDSLPYMQACGITSSTEKVSIFDRITGEDGTPGMSGTYWNNTEMAGEPAATARYTSPVNLDNGGNTVFAPGVELEHFTLRLRGSFVAEADEELDVIYNNDDGLRIIINGDTVYERWKAEPLNHRSRKLAVKKGKRYDIGVDYMQVADAATLNFDICRQKELTVDEVVARAGDADIVVFAGGISPAFEREQAKVREPGFDDGDRTSIELPAIQREILRALKSAGKKVVLVNCSGSAVALSPEMQSCDAILQAWYPGQEGGTAVAEVLCGDFNPCGKLPVTFYCDDAQLPPFDEYRMEGRTYRYLREAPLFPFGHGLSYTTYKYGKPRYADGIVTVEVRNTGKVAGTEIVQLYLRRRGDEKGPNKTLRGYERVTLAPGEKRTVSIPLSDKLLETWDEESGRMRVQPGRYDVMVGPSSRDNELKTISVTI, from the coding sequence ATGAGACTACCACGAATTATAATCATGCTTGCGGCTGTCGGGTCGGTAATGGCAGGGCATGCCCAGCGAGCGCCTTATCTCGATGCGTCACTCAGCCCGGAGGAGCGTGCCGCCGACCTCTGCGGACGTCTTACCATAGATGAGAAAGCCCGTCTGATGATGAACAGTTCGCCGGCTATTGAGCGCCTTGGTATCCCTGCGTTCGACTGGTGGAGCGAGGCTCTGCACGGTGTCGGGCGCAACGGGCTTGCCACGGTGTTTCCGTCGTGTATCGGCATGGCGGCCTCGTTTGATGATGAGATGATTGACCGTGTGTTTACGGCGGTGAGCGACGAAGCCCGAGCTAAAAACACCGAAGCGCGTCGCCGCGGGCAGATGGGCAAGTACAAGTGTCTGAGTTTCTGGACACCGACAGTGAATATCTTCCGTGACCCCCGGTGGGGCCGCGGCCAGGAGAGCTATGGCGAAGACCCTTATATGAACGGGCGTATGGGTACACGCGTAGTGCAGGCCCTGCAGGGCGACACATCCCGGAAGTATATCAAGCTGCTTGCCTGCGCAAAGCATTTCGCTGTACACAGCGGTCCTGAGAAGACTCGCCATAATTTCAATATAGAGAATCTACCGGCGCGCGACCTGTGGGAGACTTATCTTCCGGCATTCGAAAGTCTGGTGCACGACGGCGGGGTGAGAGAGGTGATGTGTGCCTACCAGCGCTTTGAGGGTGAGGCATGCTGCGGGAGCAACCGCCTGCTTCAGCAGATACTCCGCGACGAATGGGGCTTTGACGGAATGGTGGTGAGCGACTGCGGAGCCATCAACGATTTCTATCTGCCTAAGCGCCACGGTGTGGCGGAGGACGCCCGCACGGCTACCGCACTCGGTGTGATGAGCGGTACCGATGTCGAGTGTGGCTCGGTATACAAGCATCTCCCCGAGGCCGTGAAGAGAGGTTATCTCGGCGAGGATGCTGTCGATGTGTGTGTAAGGCGTCTGCTTGCCGAGCGCTTCCGTCTCGGTGATTTTGATCCCGACTCGCTTGTGGAGTGGACGTCGATACCGATGAGTGTTGTCGACTGCCGGGCCCACCGCGACCTCGCTCTGCAGGCGGCGCGCGAACAGATGGTGCTGCTTAAGAACAACGGGGTGCTACCGCTGGATACCGGCAAGAAGATAATGGTGATGGGGCCGAATGCCGCCGACTCGACAATGCAGTGGGGCATATACTACGGTCAGCCAAGCCATACGGTGACGATACTTCAGGGCATGCGTGGCCGTCTGGGCGACTCCCTGCCGTATATGCAGGCTTGCGGCATAACATCGTCGACAGAGAAGGTAAGCATATTCGACCGCATCACCGGAGAAGACGGCACTCCCGGAATGAGCGGAACCTACTGGAACAATACCGAGATGGCCGGCGAGCCGGCTGCTACAGCGCGCTACACCTCGCCTGTGAATCTTGACAACGGGGGCAACACGGTGTTCGCTCCCGGAGTCGAACTTGAGCATTTCACTCTGCGCCTTCGCGGGTCGTTTGTGGCCGAGGCCGACGAGGAGCTTGATGTAATCTACAACAACGACGACGGATTGCGCATAATTATCAACGGCGACACCGTGTACGAGCGCTGGAAGGCCGAACCGCTCAACCACCGCAGCCGCAAACTTGCGGTGAAGAAGGGCAAACGCTATGATATCGGTGTAGACTATATGCAGGTAGCCGATGCTGCTACTCTCAATTTCGACATATGCCGACAGAAGGAGCTGACTGTCGATGAGGTGGTGGCTCGTGCCGGCGATGCCGACATAGTAGTGTTTGCCGGGGGGATATCTCCCGCATTCGAGCGCGAGCAGGCCAAGGTGCGCGAGCCGGGATTTGACGACGGCGACCGCACGTCGATAGAGCTCCCAGCCATTCAGCGCGAGATACTGCGCGCGCTCAAAAGCGCGGGCAAGAAGGTGGTGCTTGTCAACTGCAGCGGCAGTGCGGTGGCTCTGTCGCCGGAGATGCAGAGCTGCGACGCCATACTACAGGCTTGGTATCCCGGCCAGGAGGGTGGCACGGCTGTGGCCGAGGTGCTGTGCGGCGACTTCAATCCGTGCGGCAAACTGCCGGTGACATTCTACTGCGACGACGCCCAGTTGCCACCCTTCGACGAGTACCGTATGGAGGGACGCACATACCGCTATCTGCGCGAGGCGCCTCTGTTTCCGTTCGGCCACGGACTGAGCTATACTACATATAAGTATGGCAAGCCCCGCTATGCCGACGGTATCGTGACTGTGGAGGTACGTAATACCGGCAAAGTGGCCGGCACAGAAATAGTGCAACTGTATCTTCGTCGCCGGGGGGATGAGAAAGGGCCCAACAAGACTCTGCGCGGTTATGAGCGTGTGACACTCGCGCCCGGCGAGAAGCGTACGGTAAGCATTCCACTGTCGGACAAACTGCTTGAGACATGGGACGAGGAGTCGGGACGCATGCGTGTGCAGCCGGGCCGGTATGATGTGATGGTAGGGCCGTCGAGCCGCGACAATGAATTGAAAACCATAAGTGTAACCATTTGA
- a CDS encoding polysaccharide lyase family 1 protein → MKTRLLIKYMMLIIASVAASAQERIERTPAFPGAEGWGRYVTGGRGGKVLHVTNLRDSGYGSLRWACEQTGPRIVVFDISGTIYLQSDLKITNGNLTLAGQTAPGDGICVADYPVTFACPNIIARYMRFRPGNRMAETEGDGFEPDGLGAVDSRLIIVDHCSISWSVDECCSIYGNRFTTVQWCIISQSLRYGGHSKNTHGYGAMMGGEGASYHHNLLVHHDSRCPRLGERPATGARDTTDFRCNVMYNWSGQGCYGAENMNANIVNNYYKPGPGTIASRAVGYQRRICGVGVNEQEGHEMYHVWARLFVDGNVNPRHPAVDADNWGLGIWQQISDTYRNNPAKYNLDEKRMRLSEPMKYYRVTTHSAADAYSRVLDHAGASLSRDSHDALMVSDVREGIATYTGSGAGNAKGIIDSPYDNRPADAPDNWNPWPVLNSTEAPLDTDRDGMPDAWELARGLDPADPADALLTDDEGYTMVEVYINSLVDHITEAQNEGGTADGDLEYLPDILPSYTVATSTRIPSTWNFGNDITLSNDAGKSYGTRGDYIRLARDVRHTLTLPSRAEVDRIRFEGFTYYSSDSYSDASLTEINGTAYPESTFAIAKNSDISTVPSSFEIKLDEPAADRITFTWQGNNPCVRITLLTSNPSTTAAIGTTVDYPTEGYGYDPAWYTIQGHRLPAEPSVPGLYIHHGRKIIIRK, encoded by the coding sequence ATGAAAACCAGACTCCTGATTAAATACATGATGCTCATCATCGCTTCCGTAGCCGCCTCGGCTCAGGAGCGCATCGAGCGCACGCCGGCATTCCCCGGAGCCGAGGGATGGGGGCGATATGTGACAGGCGGACGTGGCGGAAAGGTGCTCCATGTGACCAATCTGCGCGACTCCGGCTACGGATCGCTGCGATGGGCCTGCGAGCAGACCGGCCCGCGCATCGTAGTGTTTGACATCTCAGGCACCATATATCTGCAGAGCGACCTCAAGATTACCAACGGCAACCTCACCCTCGCCGGACAGACAGCCCCCGGCGACGGCATCTGTGTGGCCGACTACCCCGTGACTTTCGCCTGCCCCAATATCATTGCCCGCTACATGCGTTTCCGTCCGGGCAACCGCATGGCCGAGACTGAAGGCGACGGATTCGAGCCCGACGGCCTCGGTGCCGTCGACTCGCGCCTCATCATTGTCGACCACTGCTCGATATCATGGAGTGTCGACGAATGCTGCTCAATCTATGGCAACCGTTTCACCACCGTACAGTGGTGTATCATATCCCAGAGCCTGCGCTACGGAGGACACTCTAAAAATACCCACGGCTACGGAGCCATGATGGGCGGCGAGGGCGCATCATACCACCACAATCTGCTTGTGCACCACGACTCGCGCTGTCCGCGCCTGGGTGAACGCCCCGCCACCGGAGCTCGCGACACCACCGACTTCCGCTGCAATGTAATGTACAACTGGAGCGGACAGGGATGCTACGGAGCCGAGAACATGAACGCCAACATCGTCAACAACTACTATAAGCCCGGCCCGGGCACAATTGCCTCACGCGCAGTCGGCTACCAGCGCCGCATATGCGGAGTCGGAGTCAACGAGCAGGAGGGACACGAGATGTACCACGTGTGGGCACGCCTGTTTGTCGACGGAAATGTCAACCCCCGCCACCCGGCCGTAGACGCCGACAACTGGGGTCTCGGCATATGGCAACAGATTTCCGACACCTACCGCAACAACCCCGCAAAATACAACCTCGACGAGAAACGCATGCGTCTCTCCGAGCCGATGAAATACTACCGTGTGACCACCCACTCCGCAGCCGACGCCTACAGCCGTGTGCTCGACCATGCAGGAGCGTCACTGTCGCGCGACTCCCATGATGCCCTCATGGTATCCGATGTGCGCGAGGGCATCGCCACCTACACAGGCTCAGGAGCCGGAAACGCAAAGGGCATAATCGACTCGCCCTACGACAATCGCCCCGCCGATGCTCCCGACAACTGGAACCCATGGCCCGTGCTAAACTCTACGGAAGCGCCGCTCGATACCGACCGCGACGGCATGCCCGACGCCTGGGAACTCGCCCGCGGACTCGACCCCGCCGACCCCGCCGACGCGCTCCTCACCGACGACGAGGGATATACAATGGTAGAGGTATACATCAACTCGCTCGTCGACCACATCACCGAAGCCCAGAACGAAGGCGGCACCGCCGACGGCGACCTCGAATACCTTCCCGACATACTCCCCTCATACACTGTCGCCACATCCACACGCATCCCCTCGACATGGAATTTCGGCAACGACATCACACTCTCCAACGACGCCGGAAAGAGCTACGGCACCCGAGGCGACTACATACGCCTAGCACGCGACGTGCGCCACACTCTCACCCTCCCGTCGCGAGCCGAGGTCGACCGCATACGCTTCGAGGGATTCACCTACTACAGTTCCGACAGCTATTCCGATGCTTCGCTTACCGAAATCAACGGCACGGCATATCCGGAATCGACATTCGCCATCGCGAAAAATTCCGACATATCCACCGTCCCGTCATCCTTCGAGATAAAGCTGGATGAGCCTGCTGCCGACCGGATTACATTCACATGGCAAGGCAATAATCCATGCGTGCGGATTACACTCCTCACATCCAACCCATCGACCACAGCCGCCATCGGCACAACCGTTGACTACCCCACCGAAGGCTACGGATACGACCCCGCATGGTACACCATCCAGGGCCACAGACTCCCCGCCGAGCCATCAGTTCCCGGACTATATATCCACCACGGACGCAAAATAATAATTCGAAAATAA